A genomic segment from Pistricoccus aurantiacus encodes:
- a CDS encoding K+/H+ antiporter subunit F, which produces MLDIALWASLALIVMALACNAYRFIVGPSMPDRLMALDTMYVNSLALIVLMGLWLNSQHYFEAALLIAMLGFLSTVAVCKYLLRGDIIE; this is translated from the coding sequence ATGCTAGATATCGCGCTATGGGCCAGCCTGGCATTGATCGTGATGGCGCTGGCCTGCAACGCCTACCGCTTCATCGTCGGCCCGAGCATGCCGGACCGGCTTATGGCGCTGGATACCATGTACGTCAATTCCCTGGCGCTCATCGTGCTGATGGGCCTGTGGCTGAACAGCCAGCACTACTTCGAGGCGGCCCTGCTGATTGCCATGCTAGGCTTTCTCAGCACGGTGGCGGTATGCAAATATTTGTTGCGTGGCGACATCATCGAATAG
- a CDS encoding Na+/H+ antiporter subunit E, producing the protein MSARPSWLPQPFMSLLLLAVWLLLVKSTALGHILLGSLLALVIPLLTRRFWDEQPRIKKPWKLLLFVLRVFGDIIVANLQVAWLIINPWRIARPAFVEYPLMLQERLPITLLANTITLTPGTVTAHLRLDGKSLLIHALDVPDEQQLIEEIRERYERPLKEIYEC; encoded by the coding sequence ATGAGCGCGCGCCCGTCCTGGCTGCCTCAGCCCTTCATGTCGCTGCTTTTGCTGGCGGTTTGGCTGTTGCTGGTGAAAAGCACGGCGTTGGGGCATATTCTGCTGGGCAGCCTGCTGGCGCTGGTCATCCCGCTGCTGACAAGGCGTTTCTGGGACGAACAGCCGCGCATCAAGAAACCCTGGAAGCTTCTGCTCTTTGTGCTGCGCGTCTTCGGCGACATCATCGTCGCCAATCTCCAAGTTGCCTGGTTGATCATCAATCCCTGGCGCATCGCTCGCCCGGCCTTCGTCGAGTACCCGCTGATGCTGCAGGAGCGCCTGCCGATCACCCTGCTGGCCAACACCATTACTCTGACCCCGGGTACCGTGACCGCTCACCTGCGCCTGGACGGCAAGTCGCTGTTGATTCACGCCCTCGACGTGCCCGATGAACAACAGCTGATCGAGGAAATCCGCGAGCGCTACGAGCGTCCTCTCAAGGAGATCTACGAATGCTAG